One genomic region from Jilunia laotingensis encodes:
- a CDS encoding smalltalk protein, whose protein sequence is MKKSVWDVLLKVIIAVASAVMGILGGNAMNL, encoded by the coding sequence ATAAAGAAATCGGTATGGGATGTACTCCTGAAAGTGATTATCGCTGTAGCTTCGGCTGTAATGGGTATCTTAGGCGGTAACGCGATGAACCTTTAA
- a CDS encoding DUF6132 family protein, with protein sequence MVKAFFKKNWLTFAGLAIGAIGGFLYWKYVGCTTGTCPITSSPVNSTLWGALIGGLLFNLFKTGSESKKIN encoded by the coding sequence ATGGTTAAAGCATTTTTCAAGAAGAATTGGCTCACATTTGCAGGGCTTGCAATAGGAGCGATAGGAGGTTTTCTGTACTGGAAGTATGTGGGTTGTACTACTGGTACTTGTCCCATAACCTCTTCACCCGTAAACAGTACCCTTTGGGGAGCTTTGATAGGCGGACTCCTGTTTAATCTGTTCAAAACAGGCAGTGAATCGAAAAAGATAAATTAA
- a CDS encoding DUF4372 domain-containing protein: protein MPTGKTVFAQIMDLVPDYELDKYKGDHKTKKFTCCDQFMVMSYAQFTRSSSLRVVETTLTAFCSKLYYSGLPPISYNPLNLPNQVTFSATEEGSKEISYHYDVSGFKHRVEHITPVTSSLVPMVSPSLPGGIIIGGKGKKYINTTTYCGNMIYSSLSRDNGTSMSLLEDGLERILTEDGYITLDGTAPVYHYFLKDHLGNVRVVMNEDGKTVEQSNNYYPFGGIFNSKGDGEQPYKFNGKELETMHGLNWYDYGARMKDDWFFPTPDPLCEKYYSVSPYAFCNNNPINCIDPDGNGWYRHNETGSYFWQEGEESLEGYTYVGSQVSIQMGKDSYFNAYQNAGVIATKPVNAFEFIYSSNKLQNQFLGKDSPLSENSKSELFNKLNNRENHELGLKVGQTLLTLEALISGIEAVGAITTLGKVGTIEGTKVVNNVIKGIKKHAAQQIITRGFKPADIIKIVKEGKVTQGVVRYGSQTRYTLGGNTVVINEKGEIITLFSNASGTPKK, encoded by the coding sequence ATGCCAACTGGAAAGACTGTTTTTGCTCAAATCATGGATCTTGTCCCTGATTATGAACTTGATAAATATAAAGGAGACCACAAAACTAAGAAGTTCACTTGTTGTGACCAGTTCATGGTAATGAGTTATGCCCAGTTCACAAGGAGTTCTAGTCTTCGAGTAGTGGAAACTACTCTTACTGCATTCTGCTCTAAGCTTTATTATTCAGGATTGCCCCCCATTTCTTATAATCCCTTGAACCTTCCTAACCAAGTGACGTTCTCGGCCACAGAGGAAGGCTCAAAGGAGATTTCTTACCATTATGACGTTTCCGGTTTCAAGCACCGTGTCGAACATATCACCCCCGTCACTTCGTCCCTAGTTCCCATGGTTTCTCCTTCGCTTCCGGGCGGCATCATCATCGGTGGCAAGGGTAAGAAGTACATCAATACCACCACCTATTGCGGGAACATGATCTACAGTTCGTTGTCAAGAGACAACGGCACATCGATGTCCCTTCTGGAAGATGGTTTGGAACGTATTCTGACGGAGGATGGCTATATCACCCTGGACGGTACTGCCCCTGTCTACCATTATTTCCTGAAGGATCATCTGGGTAACGTCCGTGTGGTAATGAACGAGGACGGGAAGACGGTTGAACAGTCTAATAACTATTACCCTTTCGGTGGCATTTTCAACAGTAAGGGGGACGGTGAGCAGCCATACAAGTTTAATGGTAAGGAACTGGAAACGATGCACGGGTTGAACTGGTATGATTACGGTGCGCGAATGAAAGACGATTGGTTCTTTCCCACACCGGATCCTTTGTGTGAGAAGTATTATTCGGTGAGTCCGTATGCGTTCTGCAATAATAATCCGATCAACTGCATAGATCCTGACGGGAATGGCTGGTATCGCCACAATGAGACTGGGAGTTATTTTTGGCAGGAAGGTGAAGAGTCTTTGGAAGGGTATACATATGTAGGTTCTCAAGTTTCCATACAAATGGGCAAGGATTCCTATTTCAATGCATACCAGAACGCTGGTGTGATAGCTACTAAACCGGTAAATGCCTTTGAATTTATATATTCCAGTAATAAGTTGCAGAACCAGTTCCTAGGCAAGGACAGTCCACTTTCAGAGAATTCTAAATCAGAATTATTCAATAAATTGAATAATCGGGAAAATCATGAATTAGGATTGAAAGTTGGGCAAACATTATTGACATTAGAAGCACTAATTAGTGGAATTGAAGCTGTTGGTGCAATAACTACATTAGGAAAGGTAGGAACAATAGAAGGAACTAAAGTTGTAAATAATGTAATTAAAGGAATAAAAAAGCATGCGGCACAGCAGATTATTACGAGAGGCTTTAAACCTGCCGATATTATAAAAATAGTAAAAGAAGGTAAGGTCACACAAGGTGTAGTGCGATATGGATCACAAACTCGATACACATTAGGTGGAAATACGGTAGTTATAAATGAAAAAGGGGAAATAATTACACTATTTAGTAACGCTTCTGGTACACCAAAAAAGTAA
- the trxA gene encoding thioredoxin — protein sequence MKKSILLSFLFVGLFAFASCNGTSGNKQAAASETAQTDKAQSGTIHLTRAEFLTKVADYEKNPNEWKYLGDKPAIIDFYADWCGPCKLVAPLLEDLSKEYAGKIYVYKVDVDKEPELAQAFGIQSIPTIWFVPMKGKPQISMGALSKEQLKEYVNNVLLK from the coding sequence ATGAAAAAGAGTATTCTTCTTTCCTTTCTGTTTGTAGGATTGTTTGCATTTGCATCCTGCAATGGGACATCCGGAAATAAACAGGCAGCCGCTTCGGAAACGGCGCAGACAGATAAAGCTCAGTCGGGAACCATTCATCTGACACGGGCAGAGTTTCTGACAAAAGTGGCGGATTATGAAAAGAATCCGAATGAATGGAAATATCTAGGTGATAAACCGGCCATTATCGATTTCTATGCCGATTGGTGTGGCCCTTGCAAGCTGGTGGCTCCATTGCTCGAAGACTTGTCTAAAGAATATGCAGGGAAAATTTATGTCTATAAGGTAGATGTCGATAAAGAGCCGGAACTGGCACAAGCTTTTGGTATTCAGAGCATCCCGACTATCTGGTTCGTACCCATGAAAGGTAAGCCCCAGATCAGTATGGGAGCGTTATCGAAAGAACAATTGAAAGAGTATGTGAATAATGTCCTGTTGAAATAG
- a CDS encoding HU family DNA-binding protein, with protein MPVLYQPFQSSLKDKNGKQLFHPRVVRTGTVNISQIAKEISAYSSLSPGDVKNTVENLVTVMTQHLQSSESVTLDGFGTFRMVMRSRGKGVDTSDEVSAAQASLTVCFQPASTRNPDRSMATRSLVTGVKCLRFDRAETGSDGGDHGEDPTV; from the coding sequence ATGCCAGTATTGTATCAACCATTTCAGTCCTCTTTGAAAGACAAAAACGGAAAACAACTATTCCATCCCCGCGTAGTTCGTACGGGAACTGTCAACATCTCGCAGATAGCCAAAGAGATATCCGCTTATTCCTCCCTTTCTCCCGGTGATGTGAAAAACACCGTTGAAAACTTGGTAACAGTCATGACGCAGCATCTGCAATCTTCGGAAAGCGTGACATTGGACGGCTTCGGAACTTTCCGCATGGTCATGAGATCGCGGGGAAAAGGCGTGGATACATCCGATGAAGTATCCGCAGCGCAAGCTTCCCTCACCGTTTGCTTCCAACCGGCATCTACCCGCAATCCGGATCGTAGCATGGCTACTCGCTCATTGGTGACGGGTGTGAAATGTCTTCGTTTCGACCGTGCCGAGACGGGCAGTGATGGGGGCGACCACGGAGAAGACCCGACTGTATAG
- a CDS encoding alpha-L-arabinofuranosidase C-terminal domain-containing protein, with translation MRQDIKQLVSIFLGLFLLQTLSAQEVSRVEINLGKRGAKIPSSLYGVFFEEISGSGDGGLYAEMVRNRGFEDGVLPTGCTLDADGFAAAPHKHCYSNDSINRFRVPWSPDRFMTGWRTQYADGSQAASTITDEFPLNSATPHSLRLDLKSAYREVSAVNTGYWGMAVEAGKNYNLEFYVRAEETPGCRVAIITSSGRTVAQKEIKLTADGQWHRYTATFTPSVTGDDCSLNLIFPPKGQIWLDYVSLFPQDTFKGRPNGLRKDVATAIEQMHPAFIRWPGGCIVEGLTLENRVKWKETIGDPVKRPGEYNLWGYRSTYGFGYHEFLQYCEDIHSDAMFVCNAGMACLFRNGDYVQGDELEPLIQEALDAIEYAIGDAKTTKWGAERAKNGHPEPFPLKYIEVGNENVFSRYAENYNRFHKAIKAKYPQLTVLTALMFSKDVKSLDKVEVIDPHYYETADWFYNNADVYDKLPRNLPYKIYIGEYAAVGRSNLYSSLAEAAFLTGVERNADKVQLVSYAPLLQNAHFGRGHLIVFDNKQTYGRSNYHIVKLFAENRPDVNVQTRITGEQTAVPYSPKGFIGLGTVNTAAEFRDLKVVSDGRTVYATDWSDFAEKWKPLRGEWKVENGVLKQPVAAHEALLRLNDLNVGDCTITLKARKTKGSEGFRVIFGMQDENHYFMADMGSHSNESVLFREISEKGSVSLFDYRNQEPILKDHWYDVRIEIRGNKWKCYLDGQLKYAYDYNIVNKHYAVAGIDHDKNELVVKLVNGRTEPWNTTLALKGRNIKAGEALRIDLTSDSINDENSFENPEKISGRESTMRIDGRNVPLECAPNSLTIIRIPL, from the coding sequence ATGCGACAAGACATTAAACAATTAGTAAGTATCTTTTTAGGTCTGTTCCTTCTTCAGACCTTATCGGCACAAGAGGTTAGCCGTGTGGAAATCAACCTTGGAAAGCGCGGAGCTAAAATCCCTTCTTCGCTTTATGGAGTTTTCTTTGAAGAAATATCAGGATCGGGTGATGGCGGACTGTACGCGGAAATGGTTCGTAACCGTGGATTCGAAGACGGTGTGCTGCCCACCGGATGTACGCTGGATGCGGATGGATTCGCAGCCGCCCCGCACAAACATTGCTACTCCAATGATTCCATTAACCGTTTTCGTGTGCCTTGGAGTCCCGACCGTTTCATGACCGGATGGCGGACACAATATGCCGATGGTTCGCAAGCGGCATCTACCATTACAGACGAATTCCCGCTCAATTCCGCCACTCCTCATTCACTGCGTTTGGACTTGAAATCAGCTTATCGGGAAGTCAGTGCCGTGAATACAGGCTATTGGGGAATGGCTGTGGAAGCAGGCAAAAACTACAATCTCGAATTTTATGTTCGTGCCGAGGAAACTCCCGGATGCCGTGTGGCAATTATCACTTCCAGCGGAAGAACGGTAGCACAGAAAGAGATTAAGCTCACTGCCGATGGTCAATGGCATCGCTATACCGCCACTTTTACCCCCTCCGTGACAGGAGACGATTGTAGCTTGAACCTTATTTTCCCCCCTAAGGGACAAATCTGGCTCGATTATGTTTCCCTTTTCCCGCAGGATACGTTCAAAGGTCGTCCGAACGGGTTGCGCAAAGATGTCGCCACCGCCATTGAACAGATGCACCCCGCATTCATCCGCTGGCCGGGCGGTTGCATCGTGGAAGGTCTTACGCTCGAAAACCGTGTGAAATGGAAAGAAACGATCGGTGATCCCGTGAAACGCCCGGGAGAATATAACTTATGGGGATACCGGAGTACGTATGGTTTCGGATATCATGAATTCCTTCAGTATTGCGAAGATATCCATTCGGATGCCATGTTCGTATGCAATGCAGGTATGGCATGTCTGTTCCGCAACGGTGACTATGTGCAGGGAGACGAACTGGAACCCCTGATACAAGAAGCCCTCGATGCCATCGAATACGCCATCGGAGATGCCAAGACTACCAAATGGGGCGCAGAACGGGCAAAGAACGGACATCCCGAACCTTTCCCGTTGAAGTACATAGAGGTAGGCAATGAAAACGTATTCTCCCGCTATGCCGAGAATTACAATCGTTTTCATAAGGCTATCAAGGCAAAATACCCGCAATTGACCGTCCTCACGGCACTGATGTTCAGCAAAGACGTGAAATCACTGGATAAAGTGGAAGTAATCGACCCGCATTACTACGAGACAGCCGATTGGTTCTATAACAATGCGGACGTGTACGATAAGTTGCCGCGCAACCTTCCCTACAAAATCTACATCGGAGAGTATGCGGCCGTGGGACGTTCCAATCTTTATTCATCCCTTGCCGAGGCAGCTTTCCTCACCGGGGTGGAACGTAATGCCGACAAGGTGCAACTGGTTTCGTATGCTCCCTTACTGCAAAATGCCCATTTCGGACGCGGACATCTCATCGTGTTTGACAATAAGCAGACGTATGGCCGTTCCAATTACCATATCGTAAAGCTCTTTGCCGAAAACCGTCCGGACGTAAATGTGCAGACCCGTATTACCGGTGAGCAAACCGCTGTTCCCTATTCCCCGAAAGGATTTATCGGACTGGGTACAGTGAATACGGCAGCCGAATTCCGTGACTTGAAAGTTGTCAGTGACGGACGTACGGTCTATGCTACCGATTGGAGCGACTTTGCCGAAAAATGGAAACCTTTGCGGGGAGAATGGAAAGTTGAAAACGGTGTATTAAAACAACCCGTAGCAGCTCACGAAGCCCTCCTCCGCCTGAACGACCTCAACGTGGGAGATTGTACCATCACCCTCAAAGCCCGGAAGACGAAAGGAAGCGAAGGTTTTAGAGTGATCTTCGGGATGCAGGATGAAAACCATTATTTTATGGCCGACATGGGCAGCCACTCCAACGAATCGGTTCTTTTCAGGGAGATCAGCGAGAAAGGTTCCGTATCCCTCTTTGATTACCGCAACCAGGAGCCGATCCTGAAAGACCATTGGTACGATGTCCGCATCGAAATCCGCGGTAATAAGTGGAAGTGTTACCTTGACGGGCAGCTTAAATATGCTTATGATTATAACATTGTCAATAAGCACTATGCCGTAGCCGGAATCGACCATGACAAGAACGAACTGGTTGTGAAGCTCGTTAATGGACGGACCGAACCTTGGAATACCACATTGGCGTTGAAGGGAAGGAATATAAAGGCGGGCGAAGCTCTCCGGATCGACCTGACATCAGACTCCATCAATGATGAAAATTCGTTTGAGAATCCCGAGAAGATATCAGGACGTGAGTCTACTATGAGGATCGACGGGCGGAATGTCCCTCTGGAATGCGCTCCCAATTCTCTCACAATCATACGAATCCCGTTATAA
- a CDS encoding RHS repeat domain-containing protein, with protein MIQKNDCLNLPNDIAFLCDGNPRSISYGYDSNSLRRSVTHVTAYGFIFTPMASFPLLNIPIKKLPDCYITTTKNCGNLIYNCVSKGSGFFVTTPDVSLERILTEEGYITMNGDTSVYHYFLNDHLSNVRVVMNEDGATVKQSNGYYPFGGIFKNKEDGEHPFKFGGKEFDPMHGLNWSDFVARMRGNWRFMSIDPLCEKYHSVSPYAYCLNNPVKFVDSNGLSPIYGIDGEFLGTDDHGISGAALVIDKKDFSQGMSQADAQKVLYAGETTKEARIKMDEHVAGIPNRPDYDGVVTISEGIAWAKTHPGAMDNPTADNTLYLDASKINFGNLSVKNIGLNEGGKGDVNLFNFVNFGNAESRASTYALGNTQIQLLDASKGTVRLFTDGYDWDYYNPLVNGKP; from the coding sequence ATGATTCAAAAGAATGATTGCCTGAATCTCCCGAATGACATCGCTTTTCTGTGTGATGGCAATCCCCGTAGCATTTCTTACGGTTATGATTCCAACAGCTTAAGACGCAGTGTCACGCACGTGACCGCCTATGGGTTTATTTTCACCCCGATGGCTTCCTTTCCCTTGCTAAACATTCCAATCAAAAAATTGCCCGACTGCTACATAACCACCACCAAAAATTGCGGCAACCTCATTTATAATTGTGTCAGTAAGGGCAGCGGTTTTTTCGTGACCACACCTGATGTAAGCCTTGAACGCATTCTTACTGAAGAAGGTTATATCACTATGAATGGTGACACCTCCGTCTACCATTATTTTCTTAATGATCATCTGAGCAATGTCCGTGTCGTTATGAACGAGGACGGTGCGACGGTTAAACAATCGAACGGCTATTATCCTTTTGGTGGTATTTTTAAGAACAAGGAGGATGGCGAACATCCCTTCAAGTTTGGCGGTAAGGAGTTTGACCCCATGCACGGATTGAACTGGTCTGATTTCGTTGCTCGTATGAGGGGTAATTGGCGGTTTATGTCGATTGACCCGTTGTGCGAGAAGTATCATTCGGTGAGTCCGTATGCGTATTGTCTGAATAACCCTGTAAAATTTGTTGATTCAAATGGATTGTCCCCAATTTATGGAATTGATGGCGAATTTTTAGGAACAGATGATCATGGTATTTCAGGAGCTGCATTAGTTATTGATAAAAAAGACTTTTCTCAAGGAATGTCACAAGCGGACGCACAAAAAGTGTTATATGCTGGCGAAACGACTAAAGAAGCACGTATAAAAATGGATGAACATGTAGCCGGGATACCTAATAGACCAGATTATGATGGAGTTGTAACAATTTCAGAAGGAATTGCATGGGCGAAAACACATCCTGGAGCAATGGATAATCCTACTGCTGACAACACATTGTATCTAGATGCATCTAAAATAAATTTCGGTAACTTGAGTGTGAAAAATATAGGATTAAATGAAGGGGGAAAAGGTGATGTAAATTTATTCAATTTTGTTAATTTTGGCAATGCTGAATCTAGAGCTTCAACCTATGCTTTAGGTAACACTCAAATTCAACTATTAGATGCTTCAAAAGGAACAGTCAGATTGTTTACGGATGGTTATGATTGGGATTATTATAATCCATTAGTAAATGGTAAACCATAA
- a CDS encoding TQO small subunit DoxD, translating to MATSNEQEQSKAYILAGMFTLSLRLVVGWTYFSAFWRRLVLENKLLPDAPGYIGEKFNHFLPNSIGIRPVIEYLVSTPDLLWWAMVIFTLVEGIVGLLYMFGFFTRLMSIGVLSLATGILLGSGWLGTTCLDEWQIGILGVAAGFTIFLSGGGKFSVDYLVERKFSLQKNARWLVWLTSGELPVKVKRFAGISVLGTVAIFILTLYTNQEFHNGVWGPLHNKSVKPKIEISDARLENNSLSFDVYRVEGADVYGSFLIGISLKDADGNVILEKDGEELATFPVANIRNKYVARVAPGKHSLVIPLGSKATLTVDDPVLSGLSQGNYELVLTDISGITWTKEIVH from the coding sequence ATGGCAACATCAAACGAACAAGAACAATCCAAAGCCTACATCCTTGCAGGCATGTTTACCCTTTCACTGCGGCTTGTAGTCGGTTGGACGTATTTTTCCGCTTTTTGGCGGCGGCTTGTTCTCGAGAATAAGTTGCTCCCGGACGCACCGGGGTATATCGGTGAAAAGTTCAACCATTTTCTCCCTAACTCGATAGGCATCCGCCCGGTTATTGAATATCTGGTATCTACACCGGATTTGCTATGGTGGGCTATGGTAATCTTTACATTGGTCGAGGGCATTGTCGGTTTGCTCTATATGTTCGGGTTTTTCACCCGGCTGATGAGCATAGGCGTGCTGAGTCTGGCAACCGGCATTCTTCTTGGATCGGGATGGCTCGGCACTACTTGCCTGGATGAATGGCAGATCGGTATATTGGGTGTTGCCGCAGGTTTCACCATTTTCTTGTCCGGTGGTGGTAAGTTCTCGGTGGATTATCTGGTTGAACGCAAGTTCTCCCTACAAAAGAACGCTCGTTGGTTGGTATGGCTTACGTCCGGTGAGCTTCCGGTCAAAGTCAAGCGGTTTGCCGGGATCAGCGTGCTGGGTACGGTGGCTATCTTCATCCTGACGTTGTATACCAATCAGGAATTTCATAACGGTGTTTGGGGACCGTTGCACAACAAGTCCGTTAAACCCAAAATTGAAATATCTGATGCCCGTTTGGAGAACAACTCCCTGTCATTTGATGTTTATCGTGTGGAAGGTGCCGATGTGTATGGTTCGTTCCTTATTGGTATAAGCCTGAAAGATGCGGACGGAAACGTGATCTTGGAAAAGGACGGTGAAGAATTGGCAACCTTCCCGGTTGCTAATATCCGTAATAAGTACGTAGCCCGTGTCGCTCCGGGAAAGCACAGTCTGGTGATCCCTCTCGGAAGCAAAGCGACACTTACGGTCGATGATCCCGTTTTATCCGGTCTGTCTCAGGGAAATTACGAATTGGTATTGACTGACATCAGCGGCATTACCTGGACAAAAGAGATCGTACATTAA
- a CDS encoding RHS repeat-associated core domain-containing protein, which produces MLKRDTSPPFITVISFIIAQSWIMAMTLLVKYFNCILTEDGYITLGGTSPIYYYFLKDYLGNVRVVMNEDGKTVEQSNNYYPFGGIFNSKGDGEQPYKFNGKELETMHGLNWYDYGARMKDDWFFPTPDPLCEKYYSVSPYAYCLNNPVRFVDPGGDSVRVYTETHATGHTWISVGEGNNMVVYSYGRYNGTNKGPDGSFNSLANGPGVLLKLTGDEAKAYNNDKSEDGMSVFVVADVTDEIIATAMDKKFNSSAITPDKGIYKDNPSAHVIDEYNLTSNNCTTVVSDVLNESGSNALKGNILQQSSSFGTYSTIPVTKRFILPVLMQNYLNKISKAGSIIHKTK; this is translated from the coding sequence ATGCTCAAGAGAGATACCTCACCACCATTTATTACAGTAATATCATTTATAATAGCGCAATCGTGGATAATGGCTATGACTTTGCTCGTGAAGTATTTCAACTGCATCCTTACGGAAGATGGCTATATCACCTTGGGCGGTACTAGCCCCATCTACTATTACTTCTTAAAGGATTATTTGGGCAACGTCCGTGTGGTAATGAACGAGGACGGGAAGACGGTTGAACAGTCTAATAACTATTACCCTTTCGGTGGCATTTTTAACAGTAAGGGGGACGGTGAGCAGCCATACAAGTTTAATGGCAAGGAACTGGAAACGATGCACGGGTTGAACTGGTATGATTACGGTGCGCGAATGAAAGACGATTGGTTCTTTCCCACACCGGATCCTTTGTGTGAGAAGTATTATTCGGTGAGTCCATATGCTTACTGCTTAAATAATCCGGTAAGATTTGTCGATCCCGGGGGAGATTCTGTTCGAGTTTATACGGAAACTCATGCTACAGGACACACTTGGATAAGTGTTGGTGAAGGAAATAATATGGTTGTCTACAGTTATGGTCGATATAATGGAACAAATAAAGGTCCTGATGGGAGTTTTAACTCTTTGGCAAATGGTCCTGGAGTTCTCTTAAAATTGACAGGAGATGAAGCAAAAGCTTATAATAATGATAAAAGTGAAGATGGAATGTCCGTATTTGTTGTGGCAGACGTAACCGATGAGATCATAGCAACTGCTATGGATAAAAAATTTAATTCATCTGCCATAACTCCTGATAAAGGAATATATAAAGATAATCCTTCTGCACATGTGATAGATGAATATAATTTGACAAGTAATAATTGTACTACTGTCGTTTCTGATGTTTTAAATGAAAGCGGATCGAATGCTTTAAAAGGGAATATTCTACAACAAAGTAGTTCATTCGGTACGTATTCAACGATTCCTGTAACTAAAAGATTTATACTTCCGGTATTAATGCAGAACTATTTAAATAAAATATCCAAAGCTGGAAGTATAATCCATAAAACTAAATAA